One stretch of Candidatus Effluviviaceae Genus I sp. DNA includes these proteins:
- a CDS encoding DegT/DnrJ/EryC1/StrS aminotransferase family protein, whose product MKKSLPACEGGAPVRARFLPFARPSIGQDEIDRVTEVLRSGWLTVGPKTRELERAVAEYVGVKHAAALSSCTAGLHLSMAALGVGPGDEVVLPALNFAAGANVTLHLGARPVLVDVDPVTLNVTAEILDAAATPRTKVFMPVHFGGRPCPMDAIMEAARGRGVRVVADAAHAIGSEYRGRRVGAMADATAFSFYVTKGITTGEGGMVTSHDEALVAKVACLSLHGMSSDAWKRYSDRGPWYYEILEAGYKCNMNDVQAAIGLCQMERIGELGAARGRIASAYAAGFADLDGLTVPPPCDDGVHAWHLYTIQIDPRSVRVDRDRFIRCILDEGIGVSVHFIPIHYHPYFRDHLGYGAGAFPATEAYFERAVSLPIYPTMTESDVADAIDAVRKVMLYYKR is encoded by the coding sequence ATGAAGAAGAGCCTTCCGGCCTGTGAGGGCGGGGCGCCGGTGCGAGCGCGCTTCCTGCCCTTCGCCAGGCCGTCGATCGGACAGGACGAGATCGACCGCGTGACGGAGGTCCTGCGGTCCGGCTGGCTGACGGTCGGCCCGAAGACGCGCGAGCTCGAGCGCGCGGTCGCGGAGTACGTCGGCGTGAAGCACGCGGCCGCCCTGAGCTCCTGCACCGCCGGGCTGCACCTCTCGATGGCCGCGCTCGGCGTCGGCCCCGGGGACGAGGTCGTGCTGCCCGCGCTCAACTTCGCGGCGGGCGCCAACGTCACGCTTCACCTCGGGGCGAGGCCCGTGCTCGTGGACGTCGACCCGGTCACGCTGAACGTCACGGCTGAGATCCTGGACGCCGCGGCGACCCCCCGCACGAAGGTCTTCATGCCCGTGCACTTCGGCGGCCGCCCCTGTCCGATGGACGCCATCATGGAGGCGGCGCGCGGGCGCGGCGTGCGCGTCGTCGCCGACGCGGCGCACGCGATCGGGTCCGAGTACCGGGGCCGGAGGGTCGGCGCGATGGCCGATGCCACCGCGTTCAGCTTCTATGTGACGAAGGGCATCACGACGGGCGAGGGCGGGATGGTGACGTCACACGACGAGGCCCTCGTCGCGAAGGTGGCGTGCCTCTCGCTCCACGGCATGAGCAGCGACGCCTGGAAGCGCTACAGCGACCGCGGCCCGTGGTACTACGAGATCCTCGAGGCCGGCTACAAGTGCAACATGAACGACGTGCAGGCGGCCATCGGGCTCTGCCAGATGGAGAGGATCGGGGAGCTCGGCGCGGCCCGCGGGCGCATCGCGAGCGCCTACGCCGCCGGCTTCGCCGACCTCGACGGCCTCACCGTGCCGCCGCCGTGCGACGACGGCGTCCACGCGTGGCACCTGTACACGATCCAGATCGACCCGCGCAGCGTCCGCGTCGATCGCGACCGCTTCATCCGCTGTATCCTGGACGAGGGCATCGGCGTCAGCGTGCACTTCATTCCGATCCACTATCACCCGTACTTCCGGGACCACCTCGGCTACGGCGCGGGCGCGTTTCCGGCGACGGAGGCGTACTTCGAGCGCGCCGTCTCGCTTCCGATCTACCCGACGATGACCGAGTCGGACGTCGCCGACGCGATCGACGCGGTGCGGAAGGTCATGCTCTACTACAAGAGGTAG